In the genome of Primulina eburnea isolate SZY01 chromosome 13, ASM2296580v1, whole genome shotgun sequence, the window TGTTTAAGCTAATTGTAGTTTTTAGAATGCATCCTTGTGAAAATTATGTATCCCATTAAGTCGTTACTGCATTATTCAAATCCACATATTTTTGAACAATTTTTTGGACAAGTGAACTACCATTAGGCCCCCTAACCACCTTAAGCTAAAGGATTATTTTCTTCGGTCGACTTCATTTTTCGTCTTCATTTGAATTTAGAACACACGAATTTTGGCGGTAGTTTTTATCCTCTTTTTGTAAGCTTTTGTGTTTAATTTTGACTTGTACTCAGCGTCAATGACATGCCTCTTTTCTGGTGGATTTTGGACTTCTCCAATACTATTGGACGATGGAAGACGAACTTTTCCATCCTTATTTTGTGGCCCAGGGCGAGTCCCGAAGGATTCTCAGGTTGCATGACATTATTGTGGATTTCACTACCTGTGTTGTTTGAGCCTTTTGAGGTGTACTATTTTCATAATCTCCTCGCACCATATTTGTCATCATCTTTCGCCTTGCTCCTTATACGATGAAATTCGCCTTTTTTATTTAGAGGTAAAACTAGACATTGTGTACGTATGTTTTACTATTTACACACAGCTAGCTCTAGCCAAATCTCTATCTCGATAGTCCTTTATTTATAAGAAAAACTATAAGAACGGGACCGAATTGAATTTCAGTCCTATCTATGCAATCAAATCAATAAATATTATAGTACACGCCACATAACAGACTGAGTCTTTACGTTTTCAAGTAGTCGATTCAAAAGTTTAGTCCGACCGTAGATCAAGTGGATGATTTAATGAAGAGTTTGTGAAAGTGCGTGAAAGAGAGAGAATTTGATcgataaattttgaaaaacgtATAGAAAAAGGAATTATAGGGAGAATATACAGACGCGCTCATGCACGAAGAGAAGAAGACCCGCCTTTTATGCTACACAATATACACACGAATATGCGTATAAATACAATATATACGGTTATATCACTTGTTAGCAGGAAGCCAAAGACTGCAAGTGTTTTCCCACGTTGCTTGCCTGTAGAGatcatcaataaacaaggcatttcGATTGAAACCGTCTCGCTTTTCTCGATGGTTACTCAAATTCTATCGTGCTTCCCATGTAATGAGTTCCAGTGCTTACTTGGTAGGATGATAGCACCCTCCTCTGTCATCGGGAAACAGATAAAATAAAAACTTGTTAAAATGCAAGATGTTTGACCAGTGGCGTAGATTAGACTCCGTATAATTGTTGTTGCtatcaaacattctttaatttgagttgatttttttttttttttaaatttttggggaGGGTGGGGGAACATTTACGGTTGAAAACTTCCAGATGACACTCGTAAAACAACACTGCAATATTCAAGGCTTTTTGGGAGTAATCAGGAAAAATCAAACGGCTTGAAAGTTGCATGTAAAAAGCTCTTCAAAATATACAACAACGAAATTTGAGATAGAAAATGTCGGTAACTTACATGATCCTCAAATTCAGGGCTCGCCAAATTTATTGAGAGATTCTTCATCAACGTGAGTACCTAAAGAAAAAGAGGATGAAACACCTATAATAACCAACTATTGTTCTTAAAAATTTAAGAAACGACTAATTGGTCAATCCTAGGACATTTCTCAGTTATATAACCAAACAAATAACCAACTCCTATGGTCTTCGCAACTGAGCAACAATGTTGTCATAAATCTTGATTCTATATTGTTGTAGCAAGACCACTGGTTGCTTACCCTATTTATAATGCTACTCATATTAGCAGACAAAAGGGATGAAGAACACCTGGCTAAGTGtcggaaaaacaataatattacTGTCCTTAGAGAGTGAACTTTGACTAACCGCCTGGAGATTTATGGGATCCATGTTTTTGAGCCTCTGCAAGTGATCGCTGGCACTATTGTCAAAAAGACTGCCTATGAAGCCATAAACTTGAGCAAAGTCTGGCATAACTGCAACAACAATTGATAGTAAGTTTGATATAGGGCGATTATGGCCTGTGAGATAAAAAAATCGGGCAAACAAACAGGTAACAGAACTACTAGTTTAAATCCCAAACAACTCCTAAACGTGGACTGCAAAATGCTCGATCTCTCTTAGGACCAACTATGTCTAGCAGTCTAGGTCAAGAGCAGACCCCAACATTGTGGTTAATTGGAGTGATTTAATATATCTGGAATTCtggattttataaattttagaaCAATTgaacatatttttttatgtaacaAAGGACAATTGCCTTTCTGTGGAGTGAAAAAACCAGTATCCAAGAAGTAAAAGTAAAACAGCAGATAAAACCCAAACAAGAGGAGATGCTGCGGGACATTGGCGTTAAACATCCACTAGTAAACCAAAAACAATAGCACAAAAAACAGACCTCCAGATCCTTTGCATAGTTTTTTCAATCCGCGACGCATCGCTTTGTTAGAGCTGCTACATTTTTGAGCCATGGTACCACCAGCTGTTCCAATATAATATGAAGCACAGTCACAATCATTTCACCAGTACCACTCTAAAAGAAGACGGAACAACAACAGAAATAAACCTCTTGACAAATTCTCTGTTTCCATCCAAGGAGAGAAATGTATACTGCCAACTGGATTTGAACGTACTGATGATGAATCGGGCTGTACGCCATGCGCAGAATCGAGAACAGCATCTGATGATTGCACCACTCCTGTAGCTAGTGAAATAGCTGCATTGGTTTACATTCTAGTA includes:
- the LOC140810658 gene encoding protein REVEILLE 6-like isoform X2 produces the protein MVSVYPNPSPSQDFPHFYGCYYMGGDPMRTGINAHLLESSSCWNTDTGGAEDPNKKTRKPYTITKSRESWSEKEHDKFLEALQLFDRDWKKIEAFVGSKTVIQIRSHAQKYFQKVLKNGKSEHVPPPRPKRKANHPYPHKAPKNGVVQSSDAVLDSAHGVQPDSSSVRSNPVGSIHFSPWMETENLSRAGGTMAQKCSSSNKAMRRGLKKLCKGSGVMPDFAQVYGFIGSLFDNSASDHLQRLKNMDPINLQAVLTLMKNLSINLASPEFEDHRRVLSSYQVSTGTHYMGSTIEFE
- the LOC140810658 gene encoding protein REVEILLE 6-like isoform X1, with amino-acid sequence MVSVYPNPSPSQDFPHFYGCYYMGGDPMRTGINAHLLESSSCWNTDTGGAEDPNKKTRKPYTITKSRESWSEKEHDKFLEALQLFDRDWKKIEAFVGSKTVIQIRSHAQKYFQKVLKNGKSEHVPPPRPKRKANHPYPHKAPKNATGVVQSSDAVLDSAHGVQPDSSSVRSNPVGSIHFSPWMETENLSRAGGTMAQKCSSSNKAMRRGLKKLCKGSGVMPDFAQVYGFIGSLFDNSASDHLQRLKNMDPINLQAVLTLMKNLSINLASPEFEDHRRVLSSYQVSTGTHYMGSTIEFE